One stretch of Triplophysa rosa unplaced genomic scaffold, Trosa_1v2 scaffold139_ERROPOS793776, whole genome shotgun sequence DNA includes these proteins:
- the LOC130549595 gene encoding DDB1- and CUL4-associated factor 1 isoform X1, whose product MASGGGEGSVDSKAELSSLLEQWEREQQSGTNELLNILTKISELVERETEEYHKADPDPFDDRHPGRADPECMLGHLLKILFKNDDFMNALVNSYVMSSREVSLNTAACRLLLNIMPGLETAVVFQEKDGIVERLFKWAQTAEQPLRIYATGLLAGAMENQDIAANYREENSVLVPLMLQRLRELQDKDAENRRDGKRPLKSALPPLLPVDEEAVDGEFTHSVPHAPVEQKSSDTDPPLKSAGRCAGMKGQMKPAVALTLDSDEADPPAESAKNWRKKENGGKVKQKLNFTTPDLERSFSELSNSSWSEMSPWVIGNNYHLYPLTDGIEQRLILQYLTPLGEYQELLAVFMQLGARELLMHYMDLKQTNDVQLTFEALKYLASLLLHKKFAAEFVAHGGVQKLLEIPRPSMAATGVSLCLYYLAYNQDAMERVCMLPHSLLLEVVSYTLWLLECSHASGCCHATMFFSICFSFRAVLELFDKQDGLRRLVNLISTLEILNPEDQGALLSDDEIFSSRQTAKHTCMALRRYFEAHLAIKVEQVKQSLQRTEGGVTVHPQPYYKACSYTHEQVVEMVEFLVEYGPVRLYWEPAEVFHKLSCVQLLLQLISIACDWRTYYGRADTVRYALDILSILTVIPKTQLLLAENVPVLDESGSTISTVGMSIVLVVAEGEVFVNDAEIQKSALQVVINCVCAPDKRVSSISKFISGTPRRRLPQNHRVSESVLAKMWDVVQSNNGIKVLLSLLTIKMPITDADQIRALACKALVGLARSAAVRQIISKLPLFSSGQIQQLMKEPVLQDKRSEHVRFCKYAAELIERVSGKPLLIGTDVSFARLQRANVVAQSRISFPEKELLLLIRNHLLSKGLTDTAVVLTKEAELPMGLHAHASVLPFNPVSVSSPPPPAVAIPRTPRLTNGVTGRLGGHAPHTAPPQPRPSTSQALPPPPPATFHHSNGSPLIGRIVFSRERPSPCVSAGAKRPKVLRQKSDHGAFSQSPAVKKQLDRHLPSPPTLDSIITEYLREQHARCKNPVTTCPPFSLFTPHQCPEPKQRRQAPVNFTPRHTRRVVYPKYGGVDGGCFDRHLIFSRFRPISVFREAEEDESGFMCCAFSARERFLMLGTCTGQLKLYNVFSGQEEASYSCHNSAITHLEPSRDGSLLLTSASWSYPLSALWGMKSVFIMKHSFLDDHYVEFSKLSQDRVIGTKEHVAHIYDIQTGQKTLTLNNPDLANNYKRNCATFNPTDDLVLNDGVMWDVRTAQAIHKFDKFNMNISGVFHPNGLEVIINTEIWDLRTFHLLHTVPALDQCRIVFNNNGTVIYGAMLQADDEDDMMEQQMKSPFGSSFRTFDATDYKPIATIDVKRNIFDLCTDTKDCYLAVIENQDSINMDTVCRLYEVGRQRLAEEEEDEEDQEDDDQDEDDDDDDDTDDDIDDIDTDPLLAELENENNGEEDVEQDFSPSDDEEVARLLDEEAEDDDDDDDDEDDYEDSDDNERDVELVLDNTDSSDNSDLEDDIILALNE is encoded by the exons ATGGCGTCTGGCGGCGGCGAGGGAAGCGTGGACTCTAAAGCAGAGCTGAGCTCTCTACTGGAGCAGTGGGAACGAGAACAACAGTCTGGAACAAATGAACTGCTCAACATTCTCACCAA GATTTCTGAGCTTGTCGAGCGGGAGACAGAGGAATATCACAAGGCCGATCCTGATCCGTTTGATGACCGACATCCTG GACGGGCAGACCCAGAGTGCATGCTGGGACACCTGTTGAAAATCTTGTTCAAGAATGATGATTTTATGAATGCG cTGGTGAATTCATACGTGATGAGCAGCAGGGAGGTGTCGCTGAACACTGCCGCCTGCAGACTGCTGCTCAACATCATGCCAGGCCTCGAGACCGCCGTGGTCTTTCAGGAAAAG GATGGCATTGTGGAGCGATTGTTCAAATGGGCTCAGACGGCTGAACAGCCCCTCAGGATCTACGCCACGGGACTGCTGGCTGGAGCCATGGAGAATCAGGACATCGCTGCTAACTATCGCGAGGAGAACTCTGTACTC GTTCCTCTGATGCTGCAGAGGCTGCGAGAGCTTCAGGATAAAGATGCCGAGAACAGGAGGGACGGTAAACGTCCGCTCAAGAGCGCCCTGCCGCCGCTGCTGCCTGTGGATGAGGAGGCTGTGGATGGAGAATTCACCCACAGCGTTCCGCACGCTCCGGTCGAGCAGAAGAGCTCGGACACCGATCCGCCCTTGAAGAGCGCCGGCAGGTGTGCGGGGATGAAGGGTCAGATGAAACCCGCCGTAGCTCTCACGTTGGACTCCGACGAAGCAGATCCTCCCGCGGAGAGCGCAAAGAACTGGAGGAAGAAAGAGAACGGAGGCAAAGTAAAGCAGAAGCTCAACTTCACCACACCGGATCTGGAGCGAAGCTTCAGCGAGCTGTCCAACAGCAGCTGGTCCGAGATGAGCCCGTGGGTCATAGGAAACAATTATCATCTGTACCCGCTCACTGACGGCATAGAGCAGCGTCTCATACTGCAGTACCTCACGCCGCTGGGAGAATACCAAGAG cTGTTAGCTGTTTTCATGCAGCTGGGCGCACGCGAGCTTCTGATGCATTACATGGACCTCAAACAGACAAATGACGTCCAGCTCACTTTTGAAGCCCTGAAG TACCTCGCTTCTCTCCTCCTCCATAAAAAGTTTGCGGCCGAGTTTGTGGCTCACGGCGGAGTGCAGAAGTTACTGGAGATCCCGCGGCCCTCCATGGCTGCCACGGGCGTCTCTTTGTGCCTCTATTACCTCGCCTACAACCAGGACGCCATGGAGAGG GTCTGCATGCTGCCGCATTCTCTGCTGTTGGAGGTGGTGAGCTACACGCTGTGGCTGCTGGAGTGCTCGCACGCGTCCGGCTGCTGTCACGCCACCATGTTCTTCTCCATCTGCTTCTCCTTCAGAGCCGTCCTCGAGCTCTTCGACAAACAGGACGGCCTGAGACGCCTCGTGAACCTG ATCAGCACTCTGGAGATTCTGAATCCAGAGGACCAGGGGGCGCTGTTGAGCGACGATGAGATCTTCTCCAGCAGACAGACGGCCAAACACACCTGCATGGCTCTGCGCAGGTACTTTGAGGCTCACCTGGCCATCAAGGTGGAGCAGGTGAAACAGTCTTTGCAGCGCACAGAGGGAGGCGTCACCGTACACCCGCAGCCTTATTACAAG GCGTGTTCATACACACACGAGCAGGTTGTGGAGATGGTGGAGTTTCTGGTGGAGTATGGACCAGTGCGTTTGTATTGGGAGCCTGCGGAGGTCTTTCACAAACTCTCCTGCGTTCAGCTTCTCTTGCAGCTCATTTCCATCGCCTGCGACTGGAGAACTTACTACGGCAG GGCTGATACGGTGAGGTACGCCCTGGATATCTTGAGCATTTTGACAGTTATTCCTAAAACTCAGCTGCTGTTAGCTGAGAACGTTCCAGTGCTGGATGAGAGTGGATCCACCATTTCTACCGTTG GTATGAGCATCGTTCTGGTGGTGGCCGAGGGCGAGGTGTTTGTGAACGATGCAGAGATCCAGAAGTCTGCCCTGCAGGTGGTGATAAACTGCGTTTGTGCTCCGGACAAGCGCGTCTCCAGCATCAGTAAGTTCATCTCCGGCACGCCTCGCCGCCGCCTGCCGCAGAACCACCGCGTTAGCGAGAGTGTGCTGGCGAAGATGTGGGACGTGGTGCAGTCGAACAACGGCATCAAAGTCCTGCTGTCCTTGCTCACCATCAAGATGCCCATCACGGATGCCGATCAGATTCGCGCCCTAGCGTGCAAGGCGTTGGTCGGGCTAGCTCGCAGTGCTGCCGTGCGGCAGATCATCAGCAAGCTTCCGCTCTTCAGCAGTGGCCAAATCCAGCAGCTCATGAAAGAGCCGGTGCTTCAGGATAAACGCAGCGAACATGTGCGCTTTTGCAAGTACGCAGCGGAACTGATCGAGCGCGTGTCTGGGAAGCCGCTGCTAATCGGCACGGACGTTTCGTTTGCGCGGCTGCAGCGTGCTAACGTCGTAGCTCAGTCACGCATTTCATTTCCCGAAAAGGAACTGCTGTTGCTCATTCGGAATCATCTGTTGTCTAAAGGTCTCACGGATACGGCGGTGGTGTTAACCAAAGAAGCCGAGCTGCCCATGGGGCTGCACGCGCACGCTAGCGTCCTGCCGTTCAATCCTGTTTCAGTATCATCCCCGCCACCTCCGGCCGTCGCCATACCACGGACTCCTCGGCTCACCAACGGGGTCACGGGACGCCTGGGTGGCCACGCCCCTCATACGGCACCTCCCCAGCCCCGCCCCTCCACCTCACAGGCTCTGCCCCCTCCGCCTCCTGCTACATTTCACCATAGCAATGGCTCTCCTCTTATCGGCCGTATCGTTTTCTCGCGAGAGCGGCCGTCACCTTGCGTTTCTGCGGGAGCGAAGAGGCCAAAAGTGTTGAGACAGAAGTCAGACCACGGTGCTTTCAGCCAGAGTCCAGCCGTGAAGAAACAGCTGGACAGACATCTGCCCTCCCCTCCCACTCTAGACAG TATCATCACAGAATATCTGCGAGAGCAGCACGCACGCTGTAAGAATCCAGTGACGACGTGTCCTCCCTTCAGTCTCTTCACACCACATCAGTGTCCTGAACCCAAACAGAGACGACAGGCACCTGTGAACTTCACTCCTCGACACACACGCAGGGTGGTCTACCCCAAATACGGCGGTGTGGACGGAGGCTGTTTCGACAGGCATCTGATCTTCAGCAG GTTTCGGCCCATCTCTGTGTTCAGGGAGGCTGAGGAGGACGAGAGCGGCTTCATGTGTTGTGCGTTCTCTGCACGAGAGCGTTTCCTCATGTTGGGCACGTGCACGGGCCAACTCAAACTCTACAATGTGTTCAGCGGACAAGAAGAAGCCAGTTACAGCTGTCACAACTCTGCCATCACACACCTCGAGCCCTCCAGa gacGGATCTTTGTTGTTGACATCAGCATCATGGAGTTATCCGTTATCAGCACTGTGGGGTATGAAGTCCGTCTTCATAATGAA GCATTCCTTCCTGGATGATCATTATGTAGAGTTCAGTAAACTCTCTCAGGACCGTGTCATAGGAACAAAAGAGCACGTCGCACAC atATACGACATTCAGACTGGACAAAAAACCCTGACCCTCAATAACCCCGATCTGGCCAACAACTACAAGCGCAACTGTGCCACGTTTAACCCCACCGATGACCTGGTGCTGAACGACGGCGTCATGTGGGACGTCCGCACCGCTCAGGCCATCCACAAGTTTGACAAGTTCAACATGAACATCAGCGGCGTCTTCCATCCCAATGGTTTAGAGGTCATCATCAACACCGAGATT TGGGATTTAAGGACGTTTCATCTTCTGCACACAGTACCAGCTCTCGATCAGTGCAGGATCGTCTTCAACAACAACGGGACGGTGATTTACGGag CGATGCTTCAGGCTGATGATGAGGATGATATGATGGAGCAGCAGATGAAGAGTCCCTTCGGCTCCTCATTCAGGACCTTTGATGCTACAGACTACAAACCCATCG CCACCATTGATGTGAAGAGGAATATTTTTGACCTGTGCACAGACACTAAAGACTGCTACCTGGCCGTCATTGAA AATCAGGACTCGATAAATATGGACACGGTGTGTCGACTGTATGAAGTGGGTCGACAGAGACTTGCtgaggaggaagaggatgaGGAAGATCAG GAGGATGACGATCaggatgaggatgatgatgatgatgacgacacTGATGATGACATCGATGACATCGACACAGACCCTCTGCTAGCGGAGCTTGAGAACGAGAATAACGGAGAAGAGGACGTGGAGCAGGATTTCTCTCCATCAGATGATGAGGAGGTGGCTCGTCTGCTGGATGAAGAGGCtgaggatgatgatgacgacgacGATGATGAAGACGACTATGAGGATTCTGACGATAATGAGAGAGATGTGGAGCTTGTGCTAGACAACA CAGACAGCTCGGATAACTCGGACCTGGAAGATGACATCATCCTCGCTCTAAATGAGTGA
- the LOC130549595 gene encoding DDB1- and CUL4-associated factor 1 isoform X2 produces the protein MASGGGEGSVDSKAELSSLLEQWEREQQSGTNELLNILTKISELVERETEEYHKADPDPFDDRHPGRADPECMLGHLLKILFKNDDFMNALVNSYVMSSREVSLNTAACRLLLNIMPGLETAVVFQEKDGIVERLFKWAQTAEQPLRIYATGLLAGAMENQDIAANYREENSVLVPLMLQRLRELQDKDAENRRDGKRPLKSALPPLLPVDEEAVDGEFTHSVPHAPVEQKSSDTDPPLKSAGRCAGMKGQMKPAVALTLDSDEADPPAESAKNWRKKENGGKVKQKLNFTTPDLERSFSELSNSSWSEMSPWVIGNNYHLYPLTDGIEQRLILQYLTPLGEYQELLAVFMQLGARELLMHYMDLKQTNDVQLTFEALKYLASLLLHKKFAAEFVAHGGVQKLLEIPRPSMAATGVSLCLYYLAYNQDAMERVCMLPHSLLLEVVSYTLWLLECSHASGCCHATMFFSICFSFRAVLELFDKQDGLRRLVNLISTLEILNPEDQGALLSDDEIFSSRQTAKHTCMALRRYFEAHLAIKVEQVKQSLQRTEGGVTVHPQPYYKACSYTHEQVVEMVEFLVEYGPVRLYWEPAEVFHKLSCVQLLLQLISIACDWRTYYGRADTVRYALDILSILTVIPKTQLLLAENVPVLDESGSTISTVGMSIVLVVAEGEVFVNDAEIQKSALQVVINCVCAPDKRVSSISKFISGTPRRRLPQNHRVSESVLAKMWDVVQSNNGIKVLLSLLTIKMPITDADQIRALACKALVGLARSAAVRQIISKLPLFSSGQIQQLMKEPVLQDKRSEHVRFCKYAAELIERVSGKPLLIGTDVSFARLQRANVVAQSRISFPEKELLLLIRNHLLSKGLTDTAVVLTKEAELPMGLHAHASVLPFNPVSVSSPPPPAVAIPRTPRLTNGVTGRLGGHAPHTAPPQPRPSTSQALPPPPPATFHHSNGSPLIGRIVFSRERPSPCVSAGAKRPKVLRQKSDHGAFSQSPAVKKQLDRHLPSPPTLDSIITEYLREQHARCKNPVTTCPPFSLFTPHQCPEPKQRRQAPVNFTPRHTRRVVYPKYGGVDGGCFDRHLIFSRFRPISVFREAEEDESGFMCCAFSARERFLMLGTCTGQLKLYNVFSGQEEASYSCHNSAITHLEPSRDGSLLLTSASWSYPLSALWGMKSVFIMKHSFLDDHYVEFSKLSQDRVIGTKEHVAHIYDIQTGQKTLTLNNPDLANNYKRNCATFNPTDDLVLNDGVMWDVRTAQAIHKFDKFNMNISGVFHPNGLEVIINTEIWDLRTFHLLHTVPALDQCRIVFNNNGTVIYGAMLQADDEDDMMEQQMKSPFGSSFRTFDATDYKPIATIDVKRNIFDLCTDTKDCYLAVIENQDSINMDTVCRLYEVGRQRLAEEEEDEEDQEDDDQDEDDDDDDDTDDDIDDIDTDPLLAELENENNGEEDVEQDFSPSDDEEVARLLDEEAEDDDDDDDDEDDYEDSDDNERDVELVLDNNSSDNSDLEDDIILALNE, from the exons ATGGCGTCTGGCGGCGGCGAGGGAAGCGTGGACTCTAAAGCAGAGCTGAGCTCTCTACTGGAGCAGTGGGAACGAGAACAACAGTCTGGAACAAATGAACTGCTCAACATTCTCACCAA GATTTCTGAGCTTGTCGAGCGGGAGACAGAGGAATATCACAAGGCCGATCCTGATCCGTTTGATGACCGACATCCTG GACGGGCAGACCCAGAGTGCATGCTGGGACACCTGTTGAAAATCTTGTTCAAGAATGATGATTTTATGAATGCG cTGGTGAATTCATACGTGATGAGCAGCAGGGAGGTGTCGCTGAACACTGCCGCCTGCAGACTGCTGCTCAACATCATGCCAGGCCTCGAGACCGCCGTGGTCTTTCAGGAAAAG GATGGCATTGTGGAGCGATTGTTCAAATGGGCTCAGACGGCTGAACAGCCCCTCAGGATCTACGCCACGGGACTGCTGGCTGGAGCCATGGAGAATCAGGACATCGCTGCTAACTATCGCGAGGAGAACTCTGTACTC GTTCCTCTGATGCTGCAGAGGCTGCGAGAGCTTCAGGATAAAGATGCCGAGAACAGGAGGGACGGTAAACGTCCGCTCAAGAGCGCCCTGCCGCCGCTGCTGCCTGTGGATGAGGAGGCTGTGGATGGAGAATTCACCCACAGCGTTCCGCACGCTCCGGTCGAGCAGAAGAGCTCGGACACCGATCCGCCCTTGAAGAGCGCCGGCAGGTGTGCGGGGATGAAGGGTCAGATGAAACCCGCCGTAGCTCTCACGTTGGACTCCGACGAAGCAGATCCTCCCGCGGAGAGCGCAAAGAACTGGAGGAAGAAAGAGAACGGAGGCAAAGTAAAGCAGAAGCTCAACTTCACCACACCGGATCTGGAGCGAAGCTTCAGCGAGCTGTCCAACAGCAGCTGGTCCGAGATGAGCCCGTGGGTCATAGGAAACAATTATCATCTGTACCCGCTCACTGACGGCATAGAGCAGCGTCTCATACTGCAGTACCTCACGCCGCTGGGAGAATACCAAGAG cTGTTAGCTGTTTTCATGCAGCTGGGCGCACGCGAGCTTCTGATGCATTACATGGACCTCAAACAGACAAATGACGTCCAGCTCACTTTTGAAGCCCTGAAG TACCTCGCTTCTCTCCTCCTCCATAAAAAGTTTGCGGCCGAGTTTGTGGCTCACGGCGGAGTGCAGAAGTTACTGGAGATCCCGCGGCCCTCCATGGCTGCCACGGGCGTCTCTTTGTGCCTCTATTACCTCGCCTACAACCAGGACGCCATGGAGAGG GTCTGCATGCTGCCGCATTCTCTGCTGTTGGAGGTGGTGAGCTACACGCTGTGGCTGCTGGAGTGCTCGCACGCGTCCGGCTGCTGTCACGCCACCATGTTCTTCTCCATCTGCTTCTCCTTCAGAGCCGTCCTCGAGCTCTTCGACAAACAGGACGGCCTGAGACGCCTCGTGAACCTG ATCAGCACTCTGGAGATTCTGAATCCAGAGGACCAGGGGGCGCTGTTGAGCGACGATGAGATCTTCTCCAGCAGACAGACGGCCAAACACACCTGCATGGCTCTGCGCAGGTACTTTGAGGCTCACCTGGCCATCAAGGTGGAGCAGGTGAAACAGTCTTTGCAGCGCACAGAGGGAGGCGTCACCGTACACCCGCAGCCTTATTACAAG GCGTGTTCATACACACACGAGCAGGTTGTGGAGATGGTGGAGTTTCTGGTGGAGTATGGACCAGTGCGTTTGTATTGGGAGCCTGCGGAGGTCTTTCACAAACTCTCCTGCGTTCAGCTTCTCTTGCAGCTCATTTCCATCGCCTGCGACTGGAGAACTTACTACGGCAG GGCTGATACGGTGAGGTACGCCCTGGATATCTTGAGCATTTTGACAGTTATTCCTAAAACTCAGCTGCTGTTAGCTGAGAACGTTCCAGTGCTGGATGAGAGTGGATCCACCATTTCTACCGTTG GTATGAGCATCGTTCTGGTGGTGGCCGAGGGCGAGGTGTTTGTGAACGATGCAGAGATCCAGAAGTCTGCCCTGCAGGTGGTGATAAACTGCGTTTGTGCTCCGGACAAGCGCGTCTCCAGCATCAGTAAGTTCATCTCCGGCACGCCTCGCCGCCGCCTGCCGCAGAACCACCGCGTTAGCGAGAGTGTGCTGGCGAAGATGTGGGACGTGGTGCAGTCGAACAACGGCATCAAAGTCCTGCTGTCCTTGCTCACCATCAAGATGCCCATCACGGATGCCGATCAGATTCGCGCCCTAGCGTGCAAGGCGTTGGTCGGGCTAGCTCGCAGTGCTGCCGTGCGGCAGATCATCAGCAAGCTTCCGCTCTTCAGCAGTGGCCAAATCCAGCAGCTCATGAAAGAGCCGGTGCTTCAGGATAAACGCAGCGAACATGTGCGCTTTTGCAAGTACGCAGCGGAACTGATCGAGCGCGTGTCTGGGAAGCCGCTGCTAATCGGCACGGACGTTTCGTTTGCGCGGCTGCAGCGTGCTAACGTCGTAGCTCAGTCACGCATTTCATTTCCCGAAAAGGAACTGCTGTTGCTCATTCGGAATCATCTGTTGTCTAAAGGTCTCACGGATACGGCGGTGGTGTTAACCAAAGAAGCCGAGCTGCCCATGGGGCTGCACGCGCACGCTAGCGTCCTGCCGTTCAATCCTGTTTCAGTATCATCCCCGCCACCTCCGGCCGTCGCCATACCACGGACTCCTCGGCTCACCAACGGGGTCACGGGACGCCTGGGTGGCCACGCCCCTCATACGGCACCTCCCCAGCCCCGCCCCTCCACCTCACAGGCTCTGCCCCCTCCGCCTCCTGCTACATTTCACCATAGCAATGGCTCTCCTCTTATCGGCCGTATCGTTTTCTCGCGAGAGCGGCCGTCACCTTGCGTTTCTGCGGGAGCGAAGAGGCCAAAAGTGTTGAGACAGAAGTCAGACCACGGTGCTTTCAGCCAGAGTCCAGCCGTGAAGAAACAGCTGGACAGACATCTGCCCTCCCCTCCCACTCTAGACAG TATCATCACAGAATATCTGCGAGAGCAGCACGCACGCTGTAAGAATCCAGTGACGACGTGTCCTCCCTTCAGTCTCTTCACACCACATCAGTGTCCTGAACCCAAACAGAGACGACAGGCACCTGTGAACTTCACTCCTCGACACACACGCAGGGTGGTCTACCCCAAATACGGCGGTGTGGACGGAGGCTGTTTCGACAGGCATCTGATCTTCAGCAG GTTTCGGCCCATCTCTGTGTTCAGGGAGGCTGAGGAGGACGAGAGCGGCTTCATGTGTTGTGCGTTCTCTGCACGAGAGCGTTTCCTCATGTTGGGCACGTGCACGGGCCAACTCAAACTCTACAATGTGTTCAGCGGACAAGAAGAAGCCAGTTACAGCTGTCACAACTCTGCCATCACACACCTCGAGCCCTCCAGa gacGGATCTTTGTTGTTGACATCAGCATCATGGAGTTATCCGTTATCAGCACTGTGGGGTATGAAGTCCGTCTTCATAATGAA GCATTCCTTCCTGGATGATCATTATGTAGAGTTCAGTAAACTCTCTCAGGACCGTGTCATAGGAACAAAAGAGCACGTCGCACAC atATACGACATTCAGACTGGACAAAAAACCCTGACCCTCAATAACCCCGATCTGGCCAACAACTACAAGCGCAACTGTGCCACGTTTAACCCCACCGATGACCTGGTGCTGAACGACGGCGTCATGTGGGACGTCCGCACCGCTCAGGCCATCCACAAGTTTGACAAGTTCAACATGAACATCAGCGGCGTCTTCCATCCCAATGGTTTAGAGGTCATCATCAACACCGAGATT TGGGATTTAAGGACGTTTCATCTTCTGCACACAGTACCAGCTCTCGATCAGTGCAGGATCGTCTTCAACAACAACGGGACGGTGATTTACGGag CGATGCTTCAGGCTGATGATGAGGATGATATGATGGAGCAGCAGATGAAGAGTCCCTTCGGCTCCTCATTCAGGACCTTTGATGCTACAGACTACAAACCCATCG CCACCATTGATGTGAAGAGGAATATTTTTGACCTGTGCACAGACACTAAAGACTGCTACCTGGCCGTCATTGAA AATCAGGACTCGATAAATATGGACACGGTGTGTCGACTGTATGAAGTGGGTCGACAGAGACTTGCtgaggaggaagaggatgaGGAAGATCAG GAGGATGACGATCaggatgaggatgatgatgatgatgacgacacTGATGATGACATCGATGACATCGACACAGACCCTCTGCTAGCGGAGCTTGAGAACGAGAATAACGGAGAAGAGGACGTGGAGCAGGATTTCTCTCCATCAGATGATGAGGAGGTGGCTCGTCTGCTGGATGAAGAGGCtgaggatgatgatgacgacgacGATGATGAAGACGACTATGAGGATTCTGACGATAATGAGAGAGATGTGGAGCTTGTGCTAGACAACA ACAGCTCGGATAACTCGGACCTGGAAGATGACATCATCCTCGCTCTAAATGAGTGA